From Halomicrobium salinisoli, the proteins below share one genomic window:
- the gyrA gene encoding DNA gyrase subunit A, producing MSSDAPNPDEATAAHRVENVRIEDEMEQSYIDYAMSVIAGRALPDVRDGLKPVHRRILYAMHEMGVTSNASHRKSSSIVGETMGDYHPHGDSAIYDTLVRMAQPFSMRYPLVDGQGNFGSMDGDPAAAMRYTEARMAPVAEEMLADIEQDTVDFQANYDDRLTEPEVLPAALPNLLLNGSSGIAVGMSTNIPPHNLGEVVDATVHLIDEPGASVEDLMEHVKGPDFPTGGNIVGRDAIYSAYSTGRGRLRVRAEYEVDPEEDRIVVTEIPFQENKARMVERIAEDVNEGKIEGVADLRDESDRNGVRVVIELKRGANVDVVENQLLESHLETTFGVINLALVDDQPKVLTLKETLEHYVEHRREVVRRRSEYDLQEAEDRAHILEGRLKALENVDDVVELIRNSEDRNAAKEGLKAEFDFSQDQADHIVRMQLGSLTSMEAQEIEEEYEDVQAEIERLEAILASQEKLDEVIKEELLDLKDEYDDDRKTSILEDEGEVTHEDLIPEEDNVVVITEDDYIKRMPADSFDPQNRGGKGIIGADPKEGDRVSKVFRANSHDYLLCFTNRGQVYRLKTYEIPEMSRTARGKSAINLIDLDDEEEITAVVSTDDFEADECLTMVTRNGYVKRTRADEFENILSTGIIAAKVEDGDALVDVEVTDGTKDLVIASEDGMTIRFDESEAREMGRSARGVRGIDLQDDDRVAAMVATDDADERALLTVTRNGFGKRTKLAEYRRQSRYGMGLIDIKTDDRNGPVATAKAVTEEDHLVIMSEDGQIMRIRAGDVSEVGRNTKGVTIMELDGDDKVASVSVIPAESDDEEVEE from the coding sequence ATGAGTTCAGACGCACCTAACCCGGACGAAGCGACCGCGGCGCACAGAGTAGAGAACGTCCGCATCGAGGACGAGATGGAGCAGAGCTACATCGACTACGCGATGAGCGTCATCGCGGGTCGAGCCCTGCCCGACGTCCGTGACGGCCTCAAGCCCGTCCACCGGCGCATCCTCTACGCGATGCACGAGATGGGGGTCACCTCCAACGCCTCCCACCGGAAGTCCTCCTCCATCGTCGGCGAGACGATGGGTGACTACCACCCCCACGGCGACAGCGCCATCTACGACACCCTCGTCCGGATGGCCCAGCCGTTCTCGATGCGCTATCCCCTGGTCGACGGCCAGGGCAACTTCGGCTCGATGGACGGCGACCCCGCAGCGGCCATGCGGTACACCGAGGCCCGGATGGCCCCGGTCGCCGAGGAGATGCTGGCGGACATCGAGCAGGACACCGTCGACTTCCAGGCCAACTACGACGACCGCCTGACCGAACCCGAGGTCCTGCCCGCGGCGCTCCCGAACCTCCTGCTGAACGGCTCCTCGGGCATCGCCGTCGGCATGTCGACGAACATCCCGCCGCACAACCTCGGCGAGGTCGTCGACGCCACGGTCCACCTCATCGACGAGCCCGGCGCGAGCGTCGAGGACCTGATGGAACACGTCAAGGGACCGGACTTCCCGACCGGCGGCAACATCGTCGGCAGGGACGCCATCTACTCCGCCTACTCCACCGGTCGCGGTCGCCTGCGCGTCCGCGCCGAGTACGAGGTCGACCCCGAGGAGGACCGGATCGTCGTCACCGAGATCCCCTTCCAGGAGAACAAGGCCCGGATGGTCGAGCGGATCGCCGAGGACGTCAACGAGGGCAAGATCGAGGGCGTCGCCGACCTCCGCGACGAGTCCGACCGCAACGGCGTCCGCGTCGTCATCGAGCTCAAGCGCGGCGCCAACGTCGACGTCGTCGAGAACCAGCTGCTGGAGAGCCACCTCGAGACCACCTTCGGCGTCATCAACCTCGCGCTGGTCGACGACCAGCCCAAGGTGCTCACGCTCAAGGAGACCCTCGAGCACTACGTCGAGCACCGCCGCGAGGTCGTCCGCCGCCGCTCCGAGTACGACCTCCAGGAGGCCGAGGACCGCGCGCACATCCTCGAAGGCCGCCTGAAGGCCCTGGAGAACGTCGACGACGTCGTCGAGCTCATCCGCAACTCCGAGGACCGCAACGCCGCCAAGGAGGGCCTGAAAGCGGAGTTCGACTTCTCCCAGGACCAGGCCGACCACATCGTCCGGATGCAGCTGGGCTCGCTGACCTCCATGGAGGCCCAGGAGATCGAGGAGGAGTACGAGGACGTCCAGGCCGAGATCGAGCGCCTGGAGGCCATCCTCGCCTCGCAGGAGAAGCTCGACGAGGTCATCAAGGAGGAGCTGCTCGACCTCAAAGACGAGTACGACGACGACCGCAAGACCTCGATCCTCGAAGACGAGGGCGAGGTCACCCACGAGGACCTCATCCCCGAGGAGGACAACGTCGTCGTCATCACCGAGGACGACTACATCAAGCGGATGCCCGCCGACAGCTTCGACCCGCAGAACCGCGGCGGCAAGGGCATCATCGGCGCCGACCCCAAGGAGGGCGACCGCGTCTCGAAGGTCTTCAGGGCCAACAGCCACGACTACCTGCTCTGTTTCACCAACCGCGGGCAGGTCTACCGGCTGAAGACCTACGAGATCCCGGAGATGTCCCGCACCGCACGCGGGAAGTCGGCGATCAACCTCATCGACCTCGACGACGAGGAGGAGATCACCGCCGTCGTCTCCACGGACGACTTCGAGGCCGACGAGTGCCTGACGATGGTCACCCGGAACGGCTACGTCAAGCGCACCCGCGCCGACGAGTTCGAGAACATCCTCTCGACCGGCATCATCGCCGCCAAGGTCGAGGACGGCGACGCGCTCGTCGACGTCGAGGTCACCGACGGGACGAAGGACCTCGTCATCGCCAGCGAGGACGGCATGACCATCCGCTTCGACGAGTCCGAGGCCCGCGAGATGGGCCGCTCCGCCCGCGGCGTCCGCGGCATCGACCTCCAGGACGACGACAGGGTGGCCGCGATGGTCGCCACCGACGACGCCGACGAGCGCGCGCTGCTGACGGTCACCCGCAACGGCTTCGGCAAGCGGACGAAGCTCGCCGAGTACCGCCGGCAGTCCCGCTACGGCATGGGCCTCATCGACATCAAGACCGACGACCGCAACGGCCCCGTCGCCACGGCCAAGGCCGTCACCGAGGAGGACCACCTCGTCATCATGAGCGAGGACGGCCAGATCATGCGCATCCGCGCCGGCGACGTCTCCGAGGTCGGCCGGAACACCAAGGGCGTCACCATCATGGAACTCGACGGCGACGACAAGGTGGCGAGTGTGTCCGTGATCCCGGCGGAGTCTGACGACGAGGAAGTAGAAGAGTAG
- a CDS encoding FAD-binding oxidoreductase, whose translation MVDVPGHMNHHERARRLPLVTESGRVTRADPMDRSRNRAVKETIREELAAVGHPEWLEAVADGADFDWEGLTRRLRSAGAGRRRIARIRTLAERFERPYPSLMRLGVTVDEPFEFAPGQYVTLRAHDTPRAYSLANAPSADELEFAIRRVPGGRLTSQLFEYARPGDEVVVRGPNGHMVLADPSDRDLVFMATGTGVAPFKSMIDHLYEQGWHEGSDGERDVWLFLGCAWEDDLPYREEFRALDREQPGFHFVPTLTREPLLSDWDGETDYVQQVFLKYVAEGALDGADLPERLAPFRDEEPATDVDARVRPAGVELYACGVSVMVDALVRAARAAGIPERHMQYEGFG comes from the coding sequence ATGGTCGACGTCCCGGGGCACATGAACCACCACGAGCGGGCCAGGCGGTTGCCGCTCGTGACGGAGAGCGGGCGGGTGACGAGAGCGGACCCGATGGACAGGAGCCGCAACAGGGCGGTGAAGGAGACTATCCGCGAGGAACTGGCCGCCGTGGGGCACCCGGAGTGGCTCGAGGCCGTCGCGGACGGGGCGGACTTCGACTGGGAGGGGCTGACGCGTCGCCTGCGGAGCGCCGGGGCCGGCCGCCGGCGGATCGCCCGGATCCGGACCCTCGCCGAGCGGTTCGAGCGCCCGTATCCCTCGCTGATGCGACTGGGCGTGACGGTCGACGAGCCATTCGAGTTCGCGCCCGGGCAGTACGTCACGCTGCGGGCGCACGACACCCCGCGGGCGTACTCGCTCGCCAACGCACCGAGCGCGGACGAGCTGGAGTTCGCCATCAGGCGCGTCCCCGGCGGTCGGCTGACGAGCCAGCTGTTCGAGTACGCCCGGCCCGGCGACGAGGTGGTCGTCCGCGGCCCGAACGGCCACATGGTACTGGCCGACCCCTCCGACCGGGATCTGGTGTTCATGGCGACCGGGACGGGCGTCGCGCCGTTCAAGAGCATGATCGATCACCTCTACGAGCAGGGGTGGCACGAGGGCAGCGACGGCGAGCGCGACGTCTGGCTGTTCCTCGGCTGTGCCTGGGAGGACGACCTGCCCTACCGGGAGGAATTCCGGGCGCTGGACCGCGAGCAGCCGGGGTTTCACTTCGTCCCGACGCTGACCCGCGAGCCGCTGCTGTCGGACTGGGACGGGGAGACGGACTACGTCCAGCAGGTGTTCCTGAAGTACGTCGCCGAGGGGGCGCTCGACGGGGCGGACCTCCCGGAGCGACTCGCGCCGTTCCGAGACGAGGAACCCGCGACGGACGTCGACGCCCGCGTGCGACCGGCGGGGGTGGAGCTGTACGCCTGCGGCGTCTCGGTGATGGTCGACGCGCTCGTCAGGGCGGCGCGGGCGGCCGGGATCCCGGAGCGGCACATGCAGTACGAGGGGTTCGGATAG
- a CDS encoding BGTF surface domain-containing protein, translating to MTPRRPARSMLLVAVVAGLLLGAAPHVGASGTGGPVQTAQFQPSASANASDESVSVARGDVVEVTIPLGEFEGDELVFGPTNESESDLIRLNDTDADGVVRVRVNTYAAGVGAPDGGGYSAAGADTVTTSFNAGSGSALPTGAYLFVHPETERQVGPDVRVVPSRVTGVTKLRGPGSAFDNYQTADEMGNAVRRGEYASMDDDDAWTDSTLYRIEGTGLFGPLRSADGDSPEERLVAASTDDSDGDEPIFFEATASGHWEGDHGLNLSESVDNGAINVVPDSERGVLYLEVDHTDLEVDTYRDMEFDYLYGWHLFVDTAYGTGDGVDVISSLDNPQVTFPDRGDTAVVRPAPEQTVTGRTNVAPGTRVTTVIDPGLGGDHQTRSTTVGRNGTVTVTGNFSAAAPGERWEIRMAGDADWEAADGGEPTFEVAVRDRTPTPAATTSPSPTPDATATESEAATATQTNSGTPTTATAVRQTDGSSTPRPVADTDDSTGRATTAADGNGFGVLSVAVAVAALLLRRRFV from the coding sequence GTGACACCGCGCCGACCCGCCCGGTCGATGCTTCTGGTCGCCGTCGTCGCCGGTCTCCTGCTGGGGGCCGCCCCGCACGTCGGGGCCAGCGGCACCGGTGGTCCAGTCCAGACAGCACAGTTCCAGCCGAGCGCGTCGGCGAACGCCTCCGACGAGTCCGTGTCGGTGGCCCGCGGCGACGTGGTCGAGGTGACCATCCCGCTCGGGGAGTTCGAGGGCGACGAACTCGTCTTCGGACCGACGAACGAGTCCGAATCCGATCTGATCCGGCTGAACGACACCGACGCGGACGGCGTCGTCCGGGTGCGAGTCAACACCTACGCGGCCGGCGTCGGTGCGCCCGACGGCGGGGGCTACTCCGCCGCAGGCGCTGACACCGTCACGACGTCGTTCAACGCCGGCTCCGGATCCGCGTTGCCGACCGGGGCCTACCTGTTCGTCCACCCTGAGACAGAGCGCCAGGTTGGACCGGACGTGCGTGTCGTCCCATCCCGGGTGACTGGCGTGACGAAACTGCGCGGCCCGGGGAGTGCCTTCGACAACTACCAGACCGCGGACGAGATGGGCAACGCCGTCCGGCGCGGCGAGTACGCGTCGATGGACGACGACGACGCCTGGACGGACAGCACCCTCTACCGCATCGAGGGGACCGGGCTCTTCGGCCCGCTCCGGAGCGCGGACGGTGACTCCCCAGAGGAGCGGCTGGTGGCCGCGTCGACGGACGACAGCGACGGGGACGAACCGATCTTCTTCGAGGCGACTGCGAGCGGCCACTGGGAGGGCGATCACGGACTGAACCTCTCCGAGAGCGTCGACAACGGGGCGATCAACGTCGTCCCGGACTCCGAGCGCGGCGTCCTCTATCTGGAGGTCGATCACACAGATCTGGAAGTCGACACCTATCGTGACATGGAGTTCGACTACCTGTACGGCTGGCACCTGTTCGTTGACACCGCCTACGGGACGGGCGACGGGGTCGATGTCATCTCCTCCCTGGACAACCCTCAGGTCACGTTCCCTGATCGAGGCGACACTGCTGTCGTCCGTCCCGCTCCGGAGCAGACCGTCACGGGGCGGACGAACGTCGCGCCGGGCACGCGCGTGACCACGGTGATCGATCCGGGCTTGGGCGGGGACCATCAGACTCGTAGCACCACGGTCGGCCGGAACGGCACGGTGACGGTGACCGGGAACTTCTCGGCGGCAGCGCCCGGCGAGCGATGGGAGATCCGGATGGCGGGCGACGCCGACTGGGAGGCGGCGGACGGAGGCGAACCCACGTTCGAGGTCGCAGTCCGGGACCGGACACCGACGCCGGCTGCGACGACGTCTCCGTCACCGACGCCGGACGCGACCGCGACGGAGTCGGAGGCGGCCACCGCGACCCAGACCAATTCCGGGACGCCGACCACCGCGACGGCGGTCCGGCAGACCGACGGATCGAGTACGCCTCGTCCGGTCGCCGATACCGACGATTCGACTGGGAGAGCGACGACGGCGGCCGACGGCAACGGGTTCGGCGTGCTCTCCGTGGCCGTCGCGGTCGCAGCGCTCCTGCTCCGGCGTCGATTCGTCTGA
- a CDS encoding AGE family epimerase/isomerase, with protein sequence MIDRHGSIARDPRWLREHARTLLSFYFHRSIDHTHGGYVAQISDVDGTVYDSRAKLLPATCRFVFNFSVGKLLGGPDWCESAAVHGMDHLERHHLDREHGGYVWVLDGSDVADGAKRCYGHAFALLAYATAARAGIEGAAERIEPAFDLIDEHFWEDEHGLCRVELERDWSETSDYRGQNANMHTCEALLAAYEATGDDRYLDRSYSIAETLARDLTDRGDGLLWEHYDGDWEHDWEYNRDEPGHLFRPWGYQPGHLLEWSKLLLLLDEHRSEDWLAERADHFFDAAVESGWDDERGGFVYNFDRDGEPIVENKYYWPLCEGVAAAALLYDRFDEDRYAEWYDRIWGYALDNAVNEKYGNWYFQLTPDNEVAHDAIDDSPEVKVGYHQINAVFETLRAGGYVEG encoded by the coding sequence ATGATAGACCGGCACGGCTCGATCGCGCGCGACCCGCGCTGGCTCCGCGAGCACGCGCGGACGCTGCTGTCCTTCTACTTCCACCGGAGCATCGACCACACCCACGGCGGGTACGTCGCGCAGATCAGCGACGTCGACGGCACCGTCTACGACAGCCGCGCGAAGCTCCTGCCGGCGACCTGCCGGTTCGTCTTCAACTTCAGCGTCGGGAAGCTGCTAGGCGGTCCCGACTGGTGTGAATCGGCCGCCGTCCACGGGATGGACCACCTCGAGCGCCACCACCTCGACCGCGAGCACGGCGGCTACGTCTGGGTGCTGGACGGCTCCGACGTCGCGGACGGCGCCAAGCGCTGCTACGGCCACGCCTTCGCCCTGTTGGCCTACGCCACCGCCGCCCGGGCCGGCATCGAGGGCGCCGCGGAGCGAATCGAACCCGCGTTCGACCTGATCGACGAGCACTTCTGGGAGGACGAGCACGGACTCTGTCGCGTCGAACTGGAGCGCGACTGGTCGGAGACCAGCGACTACCGCGGCCAGAACGCCAACATGCACACCTGCGAGGCGCTGCTCGCCGCCTACGAGGCCACCGGCGACGACCGCTACCTCGACCGGTCCTACTCCATCGCGGAGACGCTGGCACGCGACCTGACCGACCGGGGCGACGGCCTCCTCTGGGAGCACTACGACGGCGACTGGGAGCACGACTGGGAGTACAACCGCGACGAGCCCGGTCACCTCTTCCGCCCGTGGGGCTACCAGCCCGGTCACCTCCTGGAGTGGAGCAAGCTCCTCCTCCTGCTCGACGAGCACCGCTCCGAGGACTGGCTGGCCGAGCGAGCCGACCACTTCTTCGACGCGGCCGTCGAGTCCGGCTGGGACGACGAGCGCGGTGGGTTCGTCTACAACTTCGACCGCGACGGCGAGCCCATCGTCGAGAACAAGTACTACTGGCCGCTGTGCGAGGGCGTCGCCGCCGCGGCGCTGCTGTACGACCGGTTCGACGAGGACCGCTACGCGGAGTGGTACGACCGCATCTGGGGGTACGCGCTAGACAACGCCGTCAACGAGAAGTACGGCAACTGGTACTTCCAGCTGACCCCCGACAACGAGGTGGCCCACGACGCCATCGACGACTCGCCCGAGGTCAAGGTCGGCTACCACCAGATCAACGCCGTCTTCGAGACGCTGCGTGCCGGCGGTTACGTCGAGGGGTAA
- the rocF gene encoding arginase produces MDRPVRVIGVPMDLGADRRGVDMGPSAIRYAGLAEQLEDAGIECVDWGDLEVPSPEQRDPDASPVDGRAKYLDEVAAVCRRVTDAVVQTREHDQVPLVLGGDHSIGIGTAAGAADGDDLGIVWFDAHGDFNTPATTPSGNVHGMSLAAILGRGHFEGLDWAHTPSVDPENVALVGLRNLDPGEREAIRESEVAAYTMSDVDERGVTAVVDEALERATDGTDGLHVSLDLDWLDPTEAPGVGTPVRGGVAYREAHVAMEHVARHADDLRSLELVEVNPILDRHNETAELACELAASAFGKRIL; encoded by the coding sequence ATGGATCGACCAGTTCGCGTGATCGGCGTGCCGATGGACCTGGGCGCCGACCGGCGGGGCGTCGACATGGGGCCGTCGGCCATTCGGTACGCCGGCCTCGCCGAGCAACTCGAGGACGCCGGCATCGAGTGCGTCGACTGGGGGGACCTGGAGGTCCCCAGCCCGGAGCAACGCGATCCGGACGCCTCGCCGGTGGACGGGCGGGCCAAGTACCTCGACGAGGTTGCGGCGGTCTGCCGGCGCGTGACCGACGCGGTCGTCCAGACCCGCGAACACGATCAGGTGCCGCTCGTGCTGGGCGGCGACCACTCCATCGGCATCGGGACCGCCGCCGGTGCGGCGGACGGCGACGACCTGGGAATCGTCTGGTTCGACGCCCACGGCGACTTCAACACGCCGGCGACGACGCCGAGCGGCAACGTCCACGGCATGTCGCTGGCGGCGATTCTCGGGCGCGGCCACTTCGAGGGGCTGGACTGGGCGCACACGCCGTCGGTCGACCCGGAGAACGTCGCGCTGGTCGGGCTCCGGAACCTCGATCCGGGCGAGCGCGAGGCGATCCGGGAATCCGAGGTGGCCGCTTACACCATGTCCGACGTCGACGAACGCGGCGTCACGGCCGTCGTCGACGAGGCCCTCGAGCGGGCGACCGACGGGACCGACGGGCTCCACGTCAGCCTCGACCTCGACTGGCTCGACCCGACAGAGGCGCCCGGCGTGGGCACGCCCGTCCGGGGCGGCGTCGCCTACCGCGAGGCCCACGTCGCGATGGAGCACGTCGCGCGCCACGCGGACGACCTGCGGAGCCTCGAGCTGGTCGAGGTCAACCCCATCCTCGACCGGCACAACGAGACCGCCGAACTGGCCTGCGAACTGGCCGCCAGCGCCTTCGGCAAGCGGATCCTGTAG
- a CDS encoding NAD-dependent epimerase/dehydratase family protein, which produces MRDKRVLVTGGAGFIGSNLANSLAEHNEVVALDDGYLGTPENLNDDVEFVEASVVDEDLPTDVDVVFHLAALSSYAMHEDDPTRGARVNVEGFVNTVDQARQDGCDTVVYASTSSIYGSRTEPSPEDMDVTVNTGYEASKMARETYAEYFHNHYDLSLAGMRFFSVYQGYGGAEEHKGEYANVIAQFADDVANGRSPKLYGDGRQTRDFTHVSDIVNGLELAAEHRLQGVYNLGTGESYDFVTVVDMINDELGTDVEPEFVENPIPEDVYVHDTCADSSKMREATGWEPEIDFEEGIRRVCEQYK; this is translated from the coding sequence ATGCGAGACAAGCGCGTTCTGGTGACGGGCGGTGCCGGGTTCATCGGGTCGAACCTGGCGAACAGCCTCGCGGAGCACAACGAGGTCGTGGCGCTGGACGACGGGTACCTGGGGACACCGGAGAACCTGAACGACGACGTCGAGTTCGTCGAGGCCAGCGTCGTCGACGAGGACCTGCCGACGGACGTGGACGTCGTCTTCCACCTCGCGGCGCTGTCCTCCTACGCTATGCACGAGGACGACCCGACGCGGGGCGCCCGCGTCAACGTCGAGGGGTTCGTCAACACGGTCGACCAGGCGCGACAGGACGGCTGTGACACCGTCGTCTACGCCTCGACGTCCTCCATCTACGGCTCCCGGACCGAGCCCTCGCCGGAGGACATGGACGTGACGGTCAACACCGGCTACGAGGCCTCGAAGATGGCCAGAGAGACCTACGCCGAGTACTTCCACAACCACTACGACCTCTCGCTGGCCGGGATGCGCTTTTTCTCCGTCTACCAGGGCTACGGCGGCGCCGAGGAGCACAAGGGCGAGTACGCCAACGTCATCGCCCAGTTCGCCGACGACGTCGCCAACGGCCGCTCCCCGAAGCTGTACGGCGACGGGCGACAGACCCGCGATTTCACCCACGTCTCCGACATCGTCAACGGGCTGGAACTGGCGGCCGAACACCGGCTCCAGGGCGTCTACAACCTCGGGACCGGCGAGAGCTACGACTTCGTGACCGTCGTGGACATGATCAACGACGAGCTGGGCACCGACGTCGAACCGGAGTTCGTCGAGAATCCCATCCCCGAGGACGTCTACGTCCACGACACCTGCGCCGACTCCTCGAAGATGCGCGAGGCGACCGGCTGGGAGCCCGAGATCGACTTCGAGGAGGGCATCCGGCGGGTCTGCGAGCAGTACAAGTAG
- a CDS encoding HTH domain-containing protein, whose protein sequence is MSSIELTPSQKNILQELVNLYKEEESAVKGEDIAENVDRNPGTIRNQMQSLKALQLVEGVPGPKGGYKPTANAYDALQIEDMDDAASVPLRLEGDLLDDANVEEIDLTSVHHPEECRAEIQLQGSMSDFHEGDAVTVGPTPLSKLQIIGTLAGKDDTSNKLILTIDDMRAPAEEPAH, encoded by the coding sequence ATGTCATCGATCGAACTCACGCCCAGCCAGAAGAACATTCTGCAGGAACTCGTCAACCTCTATAAGGAGGAGGAGAGCGCCGTCAAGGGCGAGGACATCGCGGAGAACGTCGACCGCAACCCCGGTACGATCCGCAACCAGATGCAGAGCCTGAAGGCCCTCCAGCTGGTCGAGGGCGTCCCCGGACCGAAGGGCGGGTACAAGCCCACGGCCAACGCCTACGACGCGCTCCAGATCGAGGACATGGACGACGCCGCGAGCGTCCCGCTGCGCCTCGAAGGCGACCTGCTGGACGACGCCAACGTCGAGGAAATCGACCTGACGAGCGTCCACCACCCCGAGGAGTGTCGCGCCGAGATCCAGCTCCAGGGCTCGATGTCCGACTTCCACGAGGGCGACGCGGTGACCGTCGGCCCGACCCCGCTCTCGAAGCTCCAGATCATCGGCACGCTCGCCGGCAAGGACGACACCAGCAACAAGCTCATCCTCACCATCGACGACATGCGGGCGCCGGCCGAAGAGCCGGCACACTGA